A stretch of the Vigna radiata var. radiata cultivar VC1973A chromosome 7, Vradiata_ver6, whole genome shotgun sequence genome encodes the following:
- the LOC106766621 gene encoding protein NRT1/ PTR FAMILY 1.2-like, with the protein MPTDPWSMCTVRQVEELKAIIKVLPIWSTCIIFATTISQQSISVVQARTMNRVVFHTDIPSTNFSACIIITLTIWVAIYDRILVPMFPKWRGLSVKQRMGFGIAISCLATAVAAWVEKKRRDEAIREGFIDNPKGVVNMSALWLVPQYCLYGLAEGLNIIGQIEFYYTQFPRTMSSIAVSLCTFGFGVGNLVGSLIVMAVGEGTGKGGKAGWLASNINMGHYDYYYALLLLLSLVNLLCFLAFSVAYGSTQDIKNWDQDFTSDKEIDDK; encoded by the coding sequence ATGCCCACTGACCCGTGGAGTATGTGTACAGTGAGACAAGTAGAGGAATTGAAAGCTATAATCAAAGTTCTTCCTATTTGGTCCACTTGTATCATATTTGCAACAACCATAAGCCAACAATCAATTTCTGTGGTACAAGCAAGGACCATGAACAGGGTGGTGTTCCATACGGACATTCCATCAACCAACTTCAGTGCATGCATAATCATTACTTTAACCATATGGGTGGCTATTTATGACCGAATTCTGGTTCCCATGTTCCCAAAGTGGCGAGGACTCAGTGTTAAGCAACGAATGGGATTTGGAATAGCTATCTCATGCTTGGCCACTGCAGTGGCAGCATGggtagagaagaaaagaagggaTGAAGCAATAAGGGAAGGGTTTATAGACAACCCAAAAGGAGTTGTGAACATGTCTGCTTTGTGGTTAGTGCCTCAATACTGCTTATATGGTTTAGCAGAGGGTTTGAACATCATTGGACAAATAGAGTTCTATTACACCCAGTTTCCTAGGACAATGTCAAGCATTGCTGTTTCCCTATGCACCTTTGGCTTTGGGGTAGGAAACCTTGTCGGAAGCCTTATTGTGATGGCTGTGGGAGAGGGAACAGGGAAAGGAGGAAAAGCTGGCTGGCTAGCATCAAACATCAACATGGGCCACTATGACTACTACTATGCCCTTCTTCTCCTTCTGAGTTTGGTTAATTTATTATGCTTCTTAGCATTTAGTGTAGCTTATGGGAGCACTCAGGATATTAAAAACTGGGATCAAGATTTTACTTCAGACAAAGAGATCGACGACAAATGa
- the LOC111240491 gene encoding protein NRT1/ PTR FAMILY 1.2-like produces MEMSIEQKKATPKVERKKGGFRTLPFIIANETFERVANVGLHVNMILYLLQEYNFDPATGAIVVFLWNAVSNCIPMFGAFLSDSGLGRFRVIALGTIIDLAGLVVLWLTAIIRRARPECHNEEACAKPTSFQLLFLFSALALMALGAGGIRPCTLAFTADQISNPENPQNERTLKSFFNWYYVSVGVSVSISVIFIVYIQVKAGWAVGFGIPVGLMTFSTLMYFLGSSLYVKVKPNKSLLTSFAQVIAAAWKNRHLSLPPTNSDAWYFHNDSILVQPTDKVRYVT; encoded by the exons ATGGAGATGTCAATTGAGCAAAAGAAAGCCACCCCAAAGGTTGAAAGGAAAAAGGGTGGCTTCAGAACCTTGCCCTTTATCATAG CAAACGAGACATTTGAAAGGGTTGCGAATGTGGGGCTGCATGTGAACATGATATTGTACCTGCTACAAGAGTATAATTTTGACCCTGCAACAGGAGCCATTGTAGTATTCCTGTGGAACGCCGTATCCAATTGTATACCAATGTTTGGAGCTTTCCTTTCTGATTCTGGGCTTGGACGATTTCGTGTTATTGCCCTCGGAACCATCATCGACCTTGCT GGCCTGGTTGTATTGTGGCTCACAGCGATTATTAGGCGTGCTAGGCCTGAATGCCATAATGAAGAAGCTTGTGCGAAACCTACATCATTTCAACTCCTATTTCTTTTCTCTGCACTTGCTCTGATGGCTCTTGGGGCTGGTGGAATTAGGCCGTGCACCTTAGCCTTTACGGCTGATCAAATCAGCAACCCTGAAAACCCACAAAATGAGAGGACCCTGAAGAGCTTCTTCAATTGGTACTATGTTTCGGTTGGCGTTTCAGTATCAATTTCAGTGATATTTATAGTGTACATCCAAGTTAAAGCAGGATGGGCGGTAGGTTTTGGGATTCCTGTGGGGCTTATGACATTTTCTACTTTAATGTATTTCTTGGGTTCTTCTTTGTATGTCAAAGTGAAACCAAACAAGAGCTTGCTCACTAGCTTTGCCCAAGTGATTGCGGCAGCCTGGAAAAACAGACACTTGTCTCTTCCTCCCACGAACTCCGACGCATGGTATTTTCACAATGACTCCATTCTTGTTCAGCCAACTGATAAAGTAAGGTATGTAACATGA
- the LOC106766622 gene encoding protein NRT1/ PTR FAMILY 1.2-like, protein MEQNNGTELVERKKGGYRTLPLIIANETFEKIAVVALRVNMILYLLQEYHFEPATAAIVIFLWSAFTNLLPIFCALLSDCWLGRFSVVALGTIIHLVGLVVLWLTAIIRHARPQCDIEPCANPTGSQLLILFSSLILMALGAAGIRSCTLAFTADQINDPENSQNETTMKSFFNWYYVSVGLSVTISMTLIVYVQVATGWIVGFGISTGLMSFSAILFFLGSSIYIKVKPNKTLFTGFAQVIAAAWKNRHLPLPPKNSDIWYFHNGSNFVQPTDKVRFLNKACMIKNKEKDLDCDGMAIEPWSVCTVRQVEELKAIIKVLPIWSTGIIIATTISQQSFSVIQAETMNRVVLNRDIPPTNFTAFIFVTLTLWVILYDRILVPLLPKERVLTEKQRMGIGLVISCLASIVATLVEKKRRNEAIEEGFMDNPKGVVNMTAMWLVPQFCLCGLAQGLNFIGQLEFYYSQFPKTMSSVAVSLCTLGLGVGNLVGSLIVKAVKDGTKKGGKDSWLASNINRGHYDYYYGLLFILNLANLLCFCIWSRAYGSTQDIKYWEEDIHTKFISNKNTNAKYRNRQNI, encoded by the exons ATGGAGCAGAATAATGGCACTGAACTCGTTGAAAGGAAAAAGGGTGGTTACAGAACTCTCCCCTTAATCATAG CAAATGAGACCTTTGAAAAGATTGCAGTAGTGGCGCTTCGTGTAAACATGATATTGTACTTGCTACAGGAGTATCATTTTGAACCTGCAACTGCAGCCATTGTAATATTCCTGTGGAGTGCCTTCACAAATTTGTTGCCTATCTTTTGTGCTTTACTTTCTGACTGTTGGCTTGGACGATTTTCTGTTGTTGCACTCGGAACAATCATACACCTTGTT GGCTTAGTTGTACTGTGGCTCACTGCTATTATTAGGCATGCAAGACCTCAGTGTGATATAGAACCTTGTGCAAATCCTACAGGATCTCAACTCCtgattcttttttcttcattgaTTCTCATGGCTCTTGGAGCCGCTGGAATTAGGTCGTGTACCTTAGCCTTTACTGCTGATCAAATCAACGACCCTGAAAACTCACAAAACGAGACTACCATGAAGAGTTTCTTCAATTGGTATTATGTTTCGGTTGGCCTTTCCGTAACGATTTCAATGACTTTAATAGTGTATGTTCAAGTTGCAACAGGGTGGATTGTGGGTTTTGGAATTTCGACGGGGCTTATGTCATTTTCAGCTATCTTGTTTTTTTTGGGTTCTTCCATATACATCAAAGTGAAACCAAACAAGACCCTGTTCACAGGCTTTGCCCAAGTGATTGCAGCAGCTTGGAAAAACAGACACTTACCTTTACCTCCAAAGAACTCTGACATCTGGTATTTCCACAATGGCTCTAATTTTGTTCAACCAACAGACAAAGTAAG GTTCTTGAACAAGGCTTGCATGATaaagaacaaagagaaagaTTTGGACTGTGATGGGATGGCCATAGAGCCATGGAGTGTTTGCACAGTGAGACAAGTAGAGGAATTGAAAGCCATAATCAAAGTCTTACCCATTTGGTCTACTGGCATAATAATTGCTACTACCATAAGCCAGCAATCATTTTCAGTGATTCAAGCAGAAACCATGAACAGAGTGGTGTTGAATAGGGATATCCCACCGACAAACTTCACTGCATTTATATTCGTGACTCTGACCCTATGGGTGATTTTGTATGATAGAATTTTAGTTCCCTTGCTCCCTAAGGAGCGAGTACTCACTGAAAAACAACGAATGGGAATTGGGCTAGTGATTTCATGCTTGGCCAGTATAGTGGCGACATTGgtagagaagaagagaagaaatgaAGCAATAGAGGAAGGGTTTATGGACAACCCGAAAGGAGTGGTGAACATGACAGCCATGTGGTTGGTGCCGCAATTCTGTCTATGTGGTTTAGCGCAAGGTCTTAATTTCATCGGACAACTTGAGTTTTATTACTCTCAGTTTCCGAAAACTATGTCTAGTGTTGCTGTTTCGCTGTGTACCCTTGGCCTTGGAGTAGGGAACTTGGTCGGAAGCCTGATTGTGAAGGCTGTGAAAGATGGAacaaagaaaggaggaaaagatagttGGCTGGCATCAAATATTAACAGAGGACACTATGATTACTACTATGGCCTacttttcattctaaatttGGCTAATTTGCTATGCTTTTGCATATGGAGCAGAGCTTATGGGAGTACTCAGGATATCAAATATTGGGAGGAAGACATTCACACAAAATTCATATCAAACAAAAACACCAATGCAAAATACAGAAATCGACAAAACATATAA
- the LOC106766623 gene encoding putative E3 ubiquitin-protein ligase LIN-1 isoform X2 produces MKSGAEGGGRENIREEITRTNLLENGRYNPMWSEREASVELLSPSSSRRSSQEPFYPQRVFSRILKPKNPSKSWTTTVYLNSTADADFSSDESLVSSSSDSEVENEEKNKIALLEPQQSQIQEQMQTIFKQYSGSPDYPPMADFDNPLHEIGKHAPPKDFVCPITSHIFDDPVTLETGQTYERKAIEEWFNRGNLTCPITRQKLQNTQLPKTNYVLKRLIASWKDRNPHLVQPPYESPYEDTEAVVQSTTASTSPNSVITQATVDGMMSELRCAINNLYMSEVLKESEMAVLQVEKFWRGVNLGVDIHRMLVKPAIINGFMEILFNSVEPQVLQAAVFLLAEMGSRDNAVIETLTRVKTDVECIMALFKNGLTEAVVLLHLLNPPITSLAEMAIVESLITVLNTKEEELVTMCLKPKTAAVLLLARITGSSEEIIASSVVNTLFSENAIGTIVSSFGADSAKERIAAVEILLRCMEEDGTCRKNIADKAELSPLMETLIGADDGERFKIIQFFAELVKLNRRTFTEQILHIIKEEGPFSTMHTLLIYLQAAPQDHCPVMAGLLLQLDLLDEPRKMSVYREEAMDTLIACLRNTDFPVTQLAAADTIMSLQGSFDFFGNPLCREVLLKRAGIEKSSRNLVLVGHPISNSSPEIDITPEDEKAADDSERRIAYALVSHEFGTIFEALADGMKSRNPELRSACFMSATWLTYMLTILPDTGIQVAARACLLKHFISKLNSARDVEDRILSMVALNSFLHFPEGLGDLTPYTKDILRALRELKRSCPLASKMLKSLVEENESKADIWIHKELIKEDCSENGEVVSVTCFKDKIFSGHTDGTIKVWTLKNNLFHLLQEIQEHTKAVTNLVISESGDRLYSGSLDRTSKVWSIGKAAIHCVQVYDMKDQIHNLVVTNSLACFIPQGAGVKVQSLNGESKVLNSSKYVKCLAHVNGKLYCGCHDSSVQEIHLATGTVNTIQSGYKRLLAKANPIHAIQIHGELIYAAGSSMDGSSVKIWNSSSYSMVGSLQTGSEVRTMAVSSGLIYLGCKGGTVEIWDKKKSSKVDTLQMGTNCRVNCMALDRNEEVLVIGTSDGQIQAWEMN; encoded by the exons ATGAAGAGCGGTGCTGAAGGTGGCGGCAGGGAGAACATAAGGGAGGAGATAACGCGAACGAATCTGTTGGAGAACGGACGGTATAAT CCAATGTGGTCCGAAAGGGAAGCATCTGTTGAATTATTGAGCCCCAGTTCCAGCAGAAGATCTTCCCAGGAACCATTTTATCCTCAAAGAGTCTTTTCCAGAATTCTCAAACCCAAAAATCCTTCAAAATCTTGGACAACGACAGTCTATTTAAACTCAACCGCTGACGCCGATTTTTCTTCAGACGAGAGTTTGGTTAGTTCTTCTTCAGATTCTGAGGTAGAAAATGAG gaaaaaaacaaaattgcatTGTTGGAGCCTCAACAAAGCCAAATTCAAGAACAAATGCAAACCATCTTCAAACAATATAGTGG TTCACCAGATTATCCTCCTATGGCCGACTTCGATAACCCGCTGCATGAAATTGGGAAACATGCACCCCCCAAGGACTTTGTCTGTCCAATAACAAGTCACATATTTGATGATCCAGTGACTCTTGAGACTGGTCAAACGTATGAACGTAAAGCTATCGAGGAATGGTTCAACAGAGGGAACTTAACCTGTCCCATCACTCGCCAGAAGCTGCAAAACACTCAGCTTCCCAAAACAAATTATGTGCTCAAACGACTAATTGCAAGCTGGAAAGATCGCAACCCCCATTTGGTCCAACCGCCGTATGAGAGTCCATACGAAGATACCGAGGCAGTTGTGCAGTCAACAACGGCTTCAACTTCTCCTAATAGCGTTATAACCCAAGCCACAGTTGACGGGATGATGAGTGAGTTACGCTGTGCCATCAATAATCTGTACATGTCAGAGGTTCTCAAGGAATCGGAAATGGCCGTGCTTCAAGTTGAGAAGTTCTGGAGAGGAGTGAATCTTGGAGTGGATATCCATAGAATGTTAGTAAAACCTGCGATAATCAATGGATTTATGGAGATTCTTTTCAATTCTGTGGAGCCCCAGGTGCTACAAGCAGCAGTTTTCCTTCTAGCCGAGATGGGGTCAAGGGACAACGCTGTTATCGAGACTCTAACCCGTGTGAAGACTGATGTAGAATGTATCATGGCTCTTTTCAAGAACGGGTTGACAGAGGCTGTTGTGTTGTTGCATCTGCTAAACCCTCCCATCACGAGTCTTGCGGAGATGGCCATAGTGGAGTCTCTCATAACGGTTTTGAATACGAAGGAGGAAGAATTGGTTACGATGTGTTTGAAGCCAAAAACAGCTGCAGTGCTTTTACTTGCCAGGATAACTGGAAGCAGTGAAGAGATAATTGCATCATCGGTTGTCAATACCCTTTTCTCTGAAAATGCAATTGGAACTATTGTCAGCAGTTTTGGAGCTGACTCGGCAAAGGAGAGGATTGCTGCAGTAGAGATCTTATTGAGATGCATGGAAGAAGATGGGACTTGCAGAAAGAACATTGCTGATAAAGCAGAGTTGTCTCCACTTATGGAAACCTTAATCGGTGCAGATGATGGAGAGCGTTTTAAGATTATTCAGTTTTTTGCTGAGTTGGTCAAATTAAACAg GAGGACATTCACTGAACAAATTCTCCATATTATAAAGGAAGAAGGACCATTTAGCACAATGCatactcttcttatttatttgCAGGCAGCTCCTCAAGATCATTGTCCAGTTATGGCTGGCCTCTTACTCCAACTTGATCTTCTG GATGAGCCAAGAAAAATGAGCGTATACCGTGAAGAGGCTATGGATACTCTTATTGCATGCCTGAGAAACACAGATTTCCCCGTTACCCAATTAGCAGCTGCAGATACGATCATGTCACTGCAAGGGAGCTTCGACTTCTTCGGAAACCCTCTATGCAGAGAAGTCCTCCTTAAACGTGCAGGTATTGAGAAAAGTTCCAGAAATCTTGTACTGGTGGGCCATCCGATTAGCAACTCCAGTCCAGAAATTGATATAACTCCA GAAGACGAGAAGGCAGCTGATGATTCGGAAAGAAGAATTGCATATGCTCTAGTTAGCCATGAATTTGGCACTATTTTTGAGGCTTTAGCTGATGGCATGAAGAGCCGAAATCCAGAACTACGATCAGCATGCTTTATGTCAGCTACCTGGCTCACGTACATGTTGACCATTCTACCGGATACAGGCATACAAGTAGCAGCTCGTGCTTGCTTGCTGAAGCACTTCATATCTAAATTAAATTCGGCTAGGGATGTAGAAGACAGAATCCTCTCTATGGTTGCTCTCAATAGCTTTCTTCATTTCCCTG AAGGCTTAGGTGATCTAACTCCCTACACTAAGGATATCTTAAGAGCATTGAGAGAGTTGAAGAGATCCTGTCCCTTAGCATCTAAAATGCTAAAATCTCTGGTTGAAGAAAATGAATCTAAAGCG GACATTTGGATACATAAAGAGCTCATAAAAGAAGACTGCAGCGAAAATGGAGAGGTGGTGTCTGTCACATGCTTTaaggataaaatattttctgGTCATACAGATGGGACGATTAAG GTCTGGacattaaagaataatttattccATCTGTTGCAAGAAATCCAAGAACATACTAAAGCAGTGACAAACTTGGTGATTTCAGAGTCTGGTGACAGGCTATACAGTGGTTCACTTGACCGAACTTCAAAG GTCTGGTCTATTGGAAAGGCAGCAATACATTGTGTACAGGTGTATGACATGAAGGACCAGATTCATAATTTAGTTGTAACCAATAGCTTAGCTTGTTTCATTCCGCAGGGGGCCGGTGTCAAG GTTCAGTCACTGAATGGAGAGTCAAAAGTGTTAAATTCTAGCAAATATGTGAAGTGTTTGGCTCATGTCAATGGGAAGTTATATTGTGGATGTCATGACAGCAGTGTTCAG GAGATACATTTGGCCACTGGAACAGTCAACACTATTCAAAGTGGTTATAAAAGATTACTTGCGAAAGCAAATCCTATTCATGCAATACAAATTCATGGTGAACTTATATATGCAGCTGGTTCTTCCATGGATGGATCTTCTGTAAAG ATATGGAACAGTTCCAGTTACAGTATGGTTGGATCACTGCAAACTGGATCAGAAGTGCGGACTATGGCAGTGAGCTCAGGATTGATTTATTTGGGGTGCAAAGGAGGTACTGTGGAAATTTGGGATAAGAAGAAAAGCAGTAAAGTTGACACGTTGCAAATGGGTACCAATTGTAGGGTCAATTGCATGGCTCTAGACAGGAATGAAGAAGTTTTGGTAATTGGAACTTCAGATGGACAAATTCAG GCTTGGGAAATGAATTAA
- the LOC106766623 gene encoding putative E3 ubiquitin-protein ligase LIN-1 isoform X1: MKSGAEGGGRENIREEITRTNLLENGRYNPMWSEREASVELLSPSSSRRSSQEPFYPQRVFSRILKPKNPSKSWTTTVYLNSTADADFSSDESLVSSSSDSEVENEEKNKIALLEPQQSQIQEQMQTIFKQYSGSPDYPPMADFDNPLHEIGKHAPPKDFVCPITSHIFDDPVTLETGQTYERKAIEEWFNRGNLTCPITRQKLQNTQLPKTNYVLKRLIASWKDRNPHLVQPPYESPYEDTEAVVQSTTASTSPNSVITQATVDGMMSELRCAINNLYMSEVLKESEMAVLQVEKFWRGVNLGVDIHRMLVKPAIINGFMEILFNSVEPQVLQAAVFLLAEMGSRDNAVIETLTRVKTDVECIMALFKNGLTEAVVLLHLLNPPITSLAEMAIVESLITVLNTKEEELVTMCLKPKTAAVLLLARITGSSEEIIASSVVNTLFSENAIGTIVSSFGADSAKERIAAVEILLRCMEEDGTCRKNIADKAELSPLMETLIGADDGERFKIIQFFAELVKLNRRTFTEQILHIIKEEGPFSTMHTLLIYLQAAPQDHCPVMAGLLLQLDLLDEPRKMSVYREEAMDTLIACLRNTDFPVTQLAAADTIMSLQGSFDFFGNPLCREVLLKRAGIEKSSRNLVLVGHPISNSSPEIDITPEDEKAADDSERRIAYALVSHEFGTIFEALADGMKSRNPELRSACFMSATWLTYMLTILPDTGIQVAARACLLKHFISKLNSARDVEDRILSMVALNSFLHFPEGLGDLTPYTKDILRALRELKRSCPLASKMLKSLVEENESKADIWIHKELIKEDCSENGEVVSVTCFKDKIFSGHTDGTIKVWTLKNNLFHLLQEIQEHTKAVTNLVISESGDRLYSGSLDRTSKVWSIGKAAIHCVQVYDMKDQIHNLVVTNSLACFIPQGAGVKVQSLNGESKVLNSSKYVKCLAHVNGKLYCGCHDSSVQEIHLATGTVNTIQSGYKRLLAKANPIHAIQIHGELIYAAGSSMDGSSVKIWNSSSYSMVGSLQTGSEVRTMAVSSGLIYLGCKGGTVEIWDKKKSSKVDTLQMGTNCRVNCMALDRNEEVLVIGTSDGQIQLLHLWYCRLGK; encoded by the exons ATGAAGAGCGGTGCTGAAGGTGGCGGCAGGGAGAACATAAGGGAGGAGATAACGCGAACGAATCTGTTGGAGAACGGACGGTATAAT CCAATGTGGTCCGAAAGGGAAGCATCTGTTGAATTATTGAGCCCCAGTTCCAGCAGAAGATCTTCCCAGGAACCATTTTATCCTCAAAGAGTCTTTTCCAGAATTCTCAAACCCAAAAATCCTTCAAAATCTTGGACAACGACAGTCTATTTAAACTCAACCGCTGACGCCGATTTTTCTTCAGACGAGAGTTTGGTTAGTTCTTCTTCAGATTCTGAGGTAGAAAATGAG gaaaaaaacaaaattgcatTGTTGGAGCCTCAACAAAGCCAAATTCAAGAACAAATGCAAACCATCTTCAAACAATATAGTGG TTCACCAGATTATCCTCCTATGGCCGACTTCGATAACCCGCTGCATGAAATTGGGAAACATGCACCCCCCAAGGACTTTGTCTGTCCAATAACAAGTCACATATTTGATGATCCAGTGACTCTTGAGACTGGTCAAACGTATGAACGTAAAGCTATCGAGGAATGGTTCAACAGAGGGAACTTAACCTGTCCCATCACTCGCCAGAAGCTGCAAAACACTCAGCTTCCCAAAACAAATTATGTGCTCAAACGACTAATTGCAAGCTGGAAAGATCGCAACCCCCATTTGGTCCAACCGCCGTATGAGAGTCCATACGAAGATACCGAGGCAGTTGTGCAGTCAACAACGGCTTCAACTTCTCCTAATAGCGTTATAACCCAAGCCACAGTTGACGGGATGATGAGTGAGTTACGCTGTGCCATCAATAATCTGTACATGTCAGAGGTTCTCAAGGAATCGGAAATGGCCGTGCTTCAAGTTGAGAAGTTCTGGAGAGGAGTGAATCTTGGAGTGGATATCCATAGAATGTTAGTAAAACCTGCGATAATCAATGGATTTATGGAGATTCTTTTCAATTCTGTGGAGCCCCAGGTGCTACAAGCAGCAGTTTTCCTTCTAGCCGAGATGGGGTCAAGGGACAACGCTGTTATCGAGACTCTAACCCGTGTGAAGACTGATGTAGAATGTATCATGGCTCTTTTCAAGAACGGGTTGACAGAGGCTGTTGTGTTGTTGCATCTGCTAAACCCTCCCATCACGAGTCTTGCGGAGATGGCCATAGTGGAGTCTCTCATAACGGTTTTGAATACGAAGGAGGAAGAATTGGTTACGATGTGTTTGAAGCCAAAAACAGCTGCAGTGCTTTTACTTGCCAGGATAACTGGAAGCAGTGAAGAGATAATTGCATCATCGGTTGTCAATACCCTTTTCTCTGAAAATGCAATTGGAACTATTGTCAGCAGTTTTGGAGCTGACTCGGCAAAGGAGAGGATTGCTGCAGTAGAGATCTTATTGAGATGCATGGAAGAAGATGGGACTTGCAGAAAGAACATTGCTGATAAAGCAGAGTTGTCTCCACTTATGGAAACCTTAATCGGTGCAGATGATGGAGAGCGTTTTAAGATTATTCAGTTTTTTGCTGAGTTGGTCAAATTAAACAg GAGGACATTCACTGAACAAATTCTCCATATTATAAAGGAAGAAGGACCATTTAGCACAATGCatactcttcttatttatttgCAGGCAGCTCCTCAAGATCATTGTCCAGTTATGGCTGGCCTCTTACTCCAACTTGATCTTCTG GATGAGCCAAGAAAAATGAGCGTATACCGTGAAGAGGCTATGGATACTCTTATTGCATGCCTGAGAAACACAGATTTCCCCGTTACCCAATTAGCAGCTGCAGATACGATCATGTCACTGCAAGGGAGCTTCGACTTCTTCGGAAACCCTCTATGCAGAGAAGTCCTCCTTAAACGTGCAGGTATTGAGAAAAGTTCCAGAAATCTTGTACTGGTGGGCCATCCGATTAGCAACTCCAGTCCAGAAATTGATATAACTCCA GAAGACGAGAAGGCAGCTGATGATTCGGAAAGAAGAATTGCATATGCTCTAGTTAGCCATGAATTTGGCACTATTTTTGAGGCTTTAGCTGATGGCATGAAGAGCCGAAATCCAGAACTACGATCAGCATGCTTTATGTCAGCTACCTGGCTCACGTACATGTTGACCATTCTACCGGATACAGGCATACAAGTAGCAGCTCGTGCTTGCTTGCTGAAGCACTTCATATCTAAATTAAATTCGGCTAGGGATGTAGAAGACAGAATCCTCTCTATGGTTGCTCTCAATAGCTTTCTTCATTTCCCTG AAGGCTTAGGTGATCTAACTCCCTACACTAAGGATATCTTAAGAGCATTGAGAGAGTTGAAGAGATCCTGTCCCTTAGCATCTAAAATGCTAAAATCTCTGGTTGAAGAAAATGAATCTAAAGCG GACATTTGGATACATAAAGAGCTCATAAAAGAAGACTGCAGCGAAAATGGAGAGGTGGTGTCTGTCACATGCTTTaaggataaaatattttctgGTCATACAGATGGGACGATTAAG GTCTGGacattaaagaataatttattccATCTGTTGCAAGAAATCCAAGAACATACTAAAGCAGTGACAAACTTGGTGATTTCAGAGTCTGGTGACAGGCTATACAGTGGTTCACTTGACCGAACTTCAAAG GTCTGGTCTATTGGAAAGGCAGCAATACATTGTGTACAGGTGTATGACATGAAGGACCAGATTCATAATTTAGTTGTAACCAATAGCTTAGCTTGTTTCATTCCGCAGGGGGCCGGTGTCAAG GTTCAGTCACTGAATGGAGAGTCAAAAGTGTTAAATTCTAGCAAATATGTGAAGTGTTTGGCTCATGTCAATGGGAAGTTATATTGTGGATGTCATGACAGCAGTGTTCAG GAGATACATTTGGCCACTGGAACAGTCAACACTATTCAAAGTGGTTATAAAAGATTACTTGCGAAAGCAAATCCTATTCATGCAATACAAATTCATGGTGAACTTATATATGCAGCTGGTTCTTCCATGGATGGATCTTCTGTAAAG ATATGGAACAGTTCCAGTTACAGTATGGTTGGATCACTGCAAACTGGATCAGAAGTGCGGACTATGGCAGTGAGCTCAGGATTGATTTATTTGGGGTGCAAAGGAGGTACTGTGGAAATTTGGGATAAGAAGAAAAGCAGTAAAGTTGACACGTTGCAAATGGGTACCAATTGTAGGGTCAATTGCATGGCTCTAGACAGGAATGAAGAAGTTTTGGTAATTGGAACTTCAGATGGACAAATTCAG TTACTACATCTCTGGTACTGCAGGCTTGGGAAATGA